From Gopherus evgoodei ecotype Sinaloan lineage chromosome 15, rGopEvg1_v1.p, whole genome shotgun sequence, one genomic window encodes:
- the LRRC59 gene encoding leucine-rich repeat-containing protein 59 yields MAKAGGKGVNLKDKLDGNELDLSLSDLNEIPVKELAALPKATILDLSCNNLTSLPSDFCSLTHLVKLDLSKNQLQQLPSDFGRLVNLQHLDLLNNRLVMLPVSFAQLKNLKWLDLKDNPLDPTLAKVAGDCLDEKQCKQAAIRVLQHMKTIQSEQDRERQRRLQAEREMEKKREAEQRAREAQERELRRREKAEEKERRRREYDALRAARQEMETQTKKESSEIPELSSVSHPSQLPRQRRSWFQALLKLLLLIFLCAVSTVAVCRVTELQHQSLCISVNALYENVVTALQSHKIVQNVLHQNSQQ; encoded by the exons ATGGCAAAAGCTGGAGGAAAAGGAGTAAACCTGAAAGACAAACTTGATGGCAATGAATTGGATTTGAGCCTGAGTGACCTGAATGAGATACCAGTCAAAGAACTG GCTGCCCTTCCAAAGGCTACCATATTGGATTTGTCCTGTAACAACCTCACTTCCCTACCG TCGGACTTCTGCAGTTTGACCCACCTGGTGAAACTTGATCTGAGTAAAAATCAGCTTCAGCAGCTCCCCTCAGACTTTGGTCGCCTGGTTAACTTGCAGCACCTGGACCTCCTGAACAACCGATTAGTTATGCTACCAGTCAGTTTTGCACAGCTCAAG AATCTGAAGTGGTTGGATCTGAAGGACAACCCCTTGGATCCTACCCTGGCCAAAGTGGCAGGAGACTGCCTGGATGAGAAGCAATGTAAACAGGCCGCTATCAGA GTGCTGCAGCATATGAAAACTATCCAGTCTGAGCAGGATCGAGAAAGGCAACGAAGGCTACAAGCAGAGCGAG AAATGGAGAAGAAGCGTGAAGCAGAGCAGCGAGCAAGGGAGGCTCAGGAGAGGGAACTCCGGAGGCGAGagaaggcagaagagaaggaacGCAGGAGACGGGAGTATGATGCACTAAGAGCGGCAAGGCAGGAGATGGAAACACAAACGAAAAAAGAAAGCAGTGAGATCCCAG AGCTTTCATCAGTTTCTCATCCATCTCAGCTGCCCCGGCAGAGGCGCTCCTGGTTCCAGGCATTGTTGAAGCTGCTGCTCTTGATATTTCTGTGTGCCGTTAGTACAGTGGCTGTTTGTCGGGTGACAGAGCTGCAGCACCAGTCTCTGTGCATCAGCGTGAATGCTCTCTATGAGAATGTGGTAACTGCTCTGCAAAGCCACAAAATTGTGCAAAATGTATTACATCAGAACTCGCAGCAATGA
- the EME1 gene encoding LOW QUALITY PROTEIN: crossover junction endonuclease EME1 (The sequence of the model RefSeq protein was modified relative to this genomic sequence to represent the inferred CDS: inserted 1 base in 1 codon): protein MALQSDESDVEDLPKFTFLKEQPPAVKSSSCQTPSKERLVVICSSDSEXSSPPSPGLEKFPGNQDSDRASSCKDAIARLSSESEEEEEIIPLSERLRGKLVNSKSSKTSILLSEAQQPSSCDAVCKARGTMLRQNYKQVVTDCREQLLPKASDTQTRTPVLSWEISDSDQDDATEDSKRVLLHQPPVCLSDSPTQNSRSLVAEASSEMSPPQKKSKHSQEERERARQAALQRRREREVQKGQREQDRERKKALANMLKAQRPEECLKHITVVLDPVLLQIEGGGQVLSALQSMNCGCVIESQAVPCSITWRRRRAGSSQVEEGSWIEEPNILVLVRLEDFVSMIYSYRQEVQGGTEGPKETLRSFVACVMERAPGKTLALAVVELEKYFRSHKVQSRKKLRQAVLNGSQVEGQGKRKKRKGKRDSGPELSRVKVEEALVDLQLHTGVQVRILESWKELGDFASMFTKAVAEAPFKQEREKTGFSFYLESEWCRGVKVDRSGKGLSQVWKRQIQQFNRVSLEMASAIVAAYPSPLLLDQAYRRCLSEREQQNLLADIPVRRGNGVTATSRRIGPELSKRIYLQMTSHHPDLSLNVTG, encoded by the exons ATGGCCCTGCAGTCGGATGAGAGCGACGTTGAGGACCTGCCAAAGTTCACTTTTCTGAAGGAACAGCCTCCTGCGGTaaaaagcagcagctgccagaCTCCTTCAAAGGAGAGACTTGTGGTGATCTGCAGCTCTGACTCAG gatcctctcctccttccccggGGCTGGAAAAGTTCCCTGGCAACCAGGATTCTGACCGAGCCAGCTCTTGTAAGGATGCGATTGCAAGGCTGAGCAGTGagagtgaggaggaagaggagataaTACCCTTGTCTGAAAGACTAAGGGGGAAATTGGTGAACAGCAAGTCGTCCAAAACTAGTATTCTGCTTTCTGAGGCCCAGCAACCGAGTAGCTGTGATGCAGTGTGTAAAGCTAGGGGTACTATGCTCCGTCAGAACTACAAACAAGTGGTTACTGACTGCAGAGAACAGTTGCTGCCAAAGGCTTCTGACACCCAGACAAGAACCCCTGTCTTATCCTGGGAAATTTCAGATAGTGACCAAGATGATGCCACAGAGGATTCCAAGAGGGTACTTTTGCACCAGCCTCCAGTTTGTCTATCAGACTCTCCAACCCAGAATAGCAGGTCTCTGGTGGCAGAGGCAAGTTCAGAAATGTCACCCCCTCAGAAGAAGTCAAAACACAgccaagaggagagagagagggctcgTCAGGCTGCGTTGCAGAGGAGGAGGGAGCGGGAAGTGCAGAAGGGGCAGCGGGAACAGGACCGAGAGAGGAAAAAGGCACTTGCCAACATGCTGAAGGCCCAGCGACCAGAGGAGTGCCTGAAGCACATAACAGTGGTGCTGGATCCGG TTCTCTTGCAGATAGAAGGAGGTGGGCAAGTTCTCAGTGCTTTGCAGTCCATGAACTGTGGCTGTGTGATTGAGAGTCAGGCTGTTCCCTGTAGCATcacctggaggagaaggagggctgGGTCATCTCAG GTTGAAGAAGGCAGTTGGATAGAAGAACCCAATATCCTGGTTCTGGTTCGCCTGGAGGATTTTGTATCCATGATCTACAGCTACAGACAG GAAGTCCAGGGTGGCACAGAAGGACCGAAAGAGACTTTACGGAGCTTCGTAGCTTGTGTCATGGAGAGAGCTCCTGGGAAAACTCTAGCCCTGGCTGTAGTTGAACtagaaaaatatttcag ATCTCACAAAGTTCAGTCCCGGAAGAAGCTGCGGCAGGCAGTGCTGAATGGAAGCCAAGTAGAAGGACAAGGGAAACGGAAAAAACGGAAGGGAAAGCGGGATTCTGGCCCAGAGCTGTCCAGGGTGAAAGTGGAAGAA GCATTGGTCGATCTGCAGCTTCACACCGGAGTCCAGGTTAGAATCCTCGAGAGTTGGAAGGAACTTGGAGACTTTGCCAGTATGTTCACCAAAGCAGTAGCTGAAGCACCATTCAA GCAAGAGCGAGAGAAGACCGGCTTCTCCTTCTACCTGGAGAGTGAGTGGTGTAGAGGGGTGAAGGTGGACCGCTCAGGGAAGGGACTCTCGCAGGTTTGGAAGAGGCAGATCCAACAGTTCAACCGGGTGAGTCTGGAGATGGCCAGTGCCATTGTGGCCGCGTACCCTTCTCCACTGCTTCTGGATCAG GCCTATCGTAGATGCCTTTCAGAGCGGGAGCAACAGAATCTTCTCGCTGACATACCTGTGCGCCGTGGCAATGGCGTAACTGCCACATCACGGCGGATTGGACCAGAACTCTCCAAACGGATTTACCTGCAGATGACCTCTCACCATCCTGATCTCTCTCTCAATGTAACTGGCTAG
- the MRPL27 gene encoding 39S ribosomal protein L27, mitochondrial, producing MAVLGGLAAVKRLLLAAPQVTAIAVRCASKKSGGSSKNLGGHSPGKHYGYKKTEGAFVHAGNTLATQRIIRWHPGAHVGMGCNKTLYALEDGIVRFTKEVYVPPPRSKETREVICRLPKGVVLYKTFINVVPTKEVGSFKLVTML from the exons ATGGCGGTGCTGGGGGGTTTGGCGGCGGTGAAGAGGCTGC TTTTGGCTGCTCCGCAGGTGACTGCGATTGCAGTGCGATGCGCATCCAAGAAGAGTGGAGGCAGCTCAAAAAATCTCGGTGGCCACAGCCCCGGGAAACACTATGGCTATAAGAAAACAGAGG GCGCCTTTGTTCATGCAGGCAACACATTAGCCACCCAACGGATAATACGCTGGCATCCAGGGGCTCAT GTGGGGATGGGTTGTAACAAGACTCTCTATGCTCTGGAGGATGGGATTGTGCGATTCACCAAGGAGGTCTATGTGCCACCACCCCGCAGCAAAGAGACCAGGGAAGTGATCTGTCGTCTACCAAAAGGGGTGGTGCTTTACAAAACCTTCATCAATGTTGTCCCCACCAAAGAAGTGGGGAGCTTCAAGCTAGTCACCATGCTCTGA